A genomic segment from Triticum dicoccoides isolate Atlit2015 ecotype Zavitan chromosome 1A, WEW_v2.0, whole genome shotgun sequence encodes:
- the LOC119310632 gene encoding uncharacterized protein LOC119310632: MHFDITLKVKRINELEDKDLSLLGFRYECCKSINYQVSKGECALRSCVSSQKRRSKMSTLELTCGIVASSIEATISVRIVGGSWPDGFSGRFIASTASVSHMRVLLLNIGDKDTPVVAADGTIELSRRVVSVESFGELRVHAAGWLGSQQIDSEVFFKPLESGRSSRSLKVGSCEMEVTVGWSLFPLCYPIDRIPSPKNG, from the coding sequence ATGCATTTCGATATCACGCTGAAAGTGAAGCGCATTAATGAGTTAGAGGACAAAGATCTAAGCCTGCTAGGCTTTCGCTACGAGTGCTGCAAGTCAATCAATTATCAAGTGAGTAAGGGAGAGTGCGCCCTCAGATCATGCGTGAGCAGCCAAAAACGTAGAAGCAAGATGAGCACATTGGAGCTGACATGTGGCATTGTAGCCTCATCCATTGAGGCCACAATCAGTGTGCGTATTGTTGGTGGGTCCTGGCCAGATGGATTCAGCGGGCGGTTCATTGCCTCGACTGCAAGCGTCAGTCACATGAGGGTGTTACTGCTTAATATTGGAGATAAGGATACGCCTGTTGTTGCTGCTGATGGCACCATTGAGCTGTCACGACGCGTGGTTTCTGTTGAAAGCTTTGGGGAGCTGAGAGTGCATGCAGCAGGTTGGCTAGGCAGCCAGCAGATTGACAGTGAGGTGTTCTTTAAACCATTAGAATCTGGTAGAAGCTCTCGTTCGCTTAAGGTTGGCTCGTGTGAAATGGAAGTTACCGTTGGCTGGTCCCTTTTTCCGTTATGTTATCCCATTGACCGTATTCCTTCACCCAAGAATGGGTGA
- the LOC119310739 gene encoding uncharacterized protein LOC119310739 has product MDAAMNQVLEEQMEWLVARWNAENPDATPLVVEALTEEQRESLEREHLAREVLIGQAYVDKMAAEDMARLELEKTNPKKDPDERSYQSYRENWEWKYAEEFGSFEATTLIPAMCFTDKPTKPGVTNPKRSMQIF; this is encoded by the exons ATGGATGCCGCGATGAATCAGGTACTAGAGGAGCAAATGGAGTGGCTGGTGGCGAGGTGGAACGCCGAGAACCCCGACGCGACGCCGCTCGTGGTGGAAGCGCTCACGGAGGAGCAGCGAGAGTCGCTGGAGCGAGAGCATTTGGCCAGGGAGGTGTTGATTGGTCAGGCGTACGTGGATAAGATGGCGGCGGAAGACATGGCAAGACTGGAGTTGGAGAAAACAAATCCGAAGAAGGATCCCGACGAGCGGTCTTACCAATCTTACCGAGAGAACTGGGAGTGGAAATATGCTGAAGAGTTCGGCTCCTTCGAGGCCACGA CTCTGATCCCAGCCATGTGTTTCACGGACAAGCCGACGAAGCCTGGTGTTACTAACCCCAAGCGTAGTATGCAGATCTTTTGA